The Takifugu rubripes chromosome 3, fTakRub1.2, whole genome shotgun sequence genome contains a region encoding:
- the ccnq gene encoding cyclin-Q: protein MEGPSSRLNVVEAGPRKLATRQGSGGDSGSGGDSDPDAAGDIKTHFRVCRFMMETGVKLAMRSVPVATACVLYHRFFQQVSLQAYEPYLVAMSCLYLAGKIEEQHIRTRDIINVSHRYFNSGRAPLECDKDFWELRDSVVQCELLILRQLNFYVCFEHPHKYLLHYLTSVGSMVNRHAWSRTPVAETSWALLRDCYHGVMCIRHTPQHIAIATLYLALNSYGVELPVGEKEWWKVLCEDVTRSELDAVIADLLHLYDMEAKCV, encoded by the exons ATGGAGGGTCCGTCTTCTCGTTTGAATGTGGTCGAAGCTGGACCGCGGAAGTTGGCGACCCGTCAGGGTTCTGGTGGTGATTCGGGTTCTGGTGGTGATTCGGAtcctgatgctgctggagaCATAAAAACTCATTTCCGCGTGTGTCGCTTCATGATGGAGACAG gagtgaagctggcGATGCGCTCGGTCCCTGTGGCCACTGCATGTGTGCTTTACCACCGCTTCTTCCAGCAGGTCAGCCTGCAGGCGTATGAACCCTACCTGGTGGCCATGAGCTGTTTATACCTGGCTGGGAagatagaggagcagcacaTCAGGACTCGTGATATTATCAACGTAAGCCACAG gTACTTCAACAGTGGCAGAGCTCCTCTAGAATGTGACAAGGACTTCTGGGAGCTGAGGGACAGCGTGGTGCAGTGTGAGCTGCTCATTCTGCGACAGCTCAACTTCTACGTCTGCTTTGAACACCCTCACAAG tatTTGCTTCACTACCTGACGTCTGTCGGGTCGATGGTGAACCGCCACGCCTGGTCTCGAACTCCCGTGGCAGAAACTTCCTGGGCATTGCTGAGAGACTGTTACCACGGAGTCATGTGTATCCGCCACACCCCCCAACACATCGCCATAGCAACACTCTACCTGGCACTGAACAGCTACGGCGTTGAGCTGCCTGTTGGGGAAAAGGAGTGGTGGAAG GTGCTGTGTGAGGATGTTACCAGGTCAGAGCTTGACGCAGTGATCGCAGACCTCCTTCATCTCTATGACATGGAGGCcaagtgtgtgtga